In the Elusimicrobiaceae bacterium genome, one interval contains:
- a CDS encoding transketolase C-terminal domain-containing protein has translation MPWTKVLIDDEDLKTALRKDGLRVTTYVNALNEAHRQLLDADPAVYVIGEGVDDPGGVFGSTRGLLAAYGPDRIMDIPIAENGLTGIALGSALCGMKPIFVHMRQDFLPMCMDQIVNHAAKWHYMTGGKCSAPLVIRALAGRGWGSAAQHSQTLHGIFTAFAGLKVAVPATPYDAKGLLIAAVRDGNPVLFCEHRWLYGFEGYAPDGMYEVPFGKAVVRKPGTQVTIVAVSLMVYEAMKAARELERLGVSAEVVDPRTIKPLDRAAIAESVRKTGRLLVADTGGVHSGISAEITAGACEDAFSFMKAPPARIGLPDCPTPAGAELEKAFYPGAADIVACALRLVR, from the coding sequence ATGCCCTGGACAAAAGTGCTCATAGATGACGAGGATCTGAAAACCGCGCTGCGGAAAGACGGCCTGCGCGTAACGACCTATGTCAACGCGCTTAACGAAGCGCACCGTCAGCTGCTCGACGCCGATCCGGCGGTTTATGTGATCGGGGAAGGGGTGGACGATCCCGGCGGGGTGTTCGGCTCGACCAGGGGCCTGCTAGCGGCCTACGGCCCTGACCGGATTATGGATATCCCGATCGCGGAAAACGGGCTGACCGGCATCGCGCTCGGCAGCGCGCTGTGCGGCATGAAACCGATTTTCGTGCATATGCGCCAGGATTTTCTGCCCATGTGCATGGACCAGATTGTCAACCACGCCGCCAAGTGGCATTACATGACCGGCGGCAAATGCAGCGCGCCGCTGGTTATCCGCGCGCTTGCGGGCCGGGGCTGGGGCTCGGCGGCACAGCACTCGCAGACGCTGCACGGAATTTTCACCGCGTTCGCCGGGCTTAAAGTGGCGGTTCCCGCCACGCCGTATGACGCGAAAGGCCTGCTGATAGCGGCGGTGCGCGACGGCAATCCGGTTCTGTTCTGCGAGCACCGCTGGCTGTACGGATTCGAGGGCTACGCGCCTGACGGAATGTACGAGGTGCCGTTCGGAAAAGCAGTTGTCCGAAAGCCGGGCACGCAGGTCACCATAGTGGCGGTTTCGCTGATGGTGTATGAAGCCATGAAAGCGGCCCGCGAACTGGAGCGGCTGGGCGTGTCGGCCGAAGTGGTGGATCCGCGCACGATCAAACCGCTGGACCGTGCGGCAATCGCCGAATCGGTCAGGAAAACCGGCCGCCTGCTCGTGGCGGACACGGGCGGCGTCCACTCCGGCATCTCCGCCGAAATAACCGCCGGCGCATGCGAAGACGCGTTCAGCTTCATGAAAGCTCCGCCCGCGCGGATCGGCCTGCCGGACTGTCCCACCCCGGCCGGCGCGGAACTGGAAAAAGCGTTTTATCCCGGCGCGGCCGATATTGTGGCCTGCGCGCTCAGGCTGGTGCGATAA
- a CDS encoding radical SAM protein, with product MTDKYRIDSHKLIYHPARVAQWLAGENIYPIYAELSPSGGCNHRCTYCALDFMEYRPRFLDTEILRARMSELGALGLKSAMFAGEGEPFLHPAMPEIANFTKAAGIDVSFTTNGALFTPQKADECLQSISWLKVSINGGTAQTHARIHRAPAGDFDKIMDNMACAARLRATKKYRCALGMQMVLLPENAHEAETLARAAREIGMDYLVIKPYSQHPQSKTDGYKDIKYTDLVKQAEAAEKLSGAGFSVILRRNTMRVWDCGEKGYDKCLALPFWTYIDSGGAVWGCSMFLQDERFLYGNINGQTFRELWESERRGKSLQFVREELDASRCRLNCRMEHINRYLWELKHPGEHVNFI from the coding sequence ATGACCGACAAATACCGCATAGACAGCCACAAACTCATCTACCACCCCGCCCGGGTGGCGCAATGGCTGGCGGGCGAAAACATCTATCCCATCTACGCCGAGCTCTCGCCTTCCGGCGGATGCAACCACCGCTGCACCTACTGCGCGCTGGATTTCATGGAGTACAGGCCGCGCTTTCTCGACACCGAAATTCTGCGCGCCCGCATGAGCGAACTGGGCGCCCTGGGGCTGAAAAGCGCGATGTTCGCGGGCGAAGGCGAGCCATTTCTGCATCCCGCCATGCCGGAAATAGCCAACTTCACCAAAGCCGCCGGGATTGACGTGTCGTTCACCACCAACGGCGCGCTTTTCACGCCGCAAAAAGCGGACGAATGCCTGCAAAGCATTTCCTGGCTCAAAGTCAGCATCAACGGGGGCACCGCGCAAACCCACGCCAGAATACACCGCGCGCCGGCTGGCGACTTCGATAAAATAATGGACAACATGGCCTGCGCCGCCAGACTGCGGGCCACAAAAAAATACCGCTGCGCGCTGGGAATGCAGATGGTGCTGCTGCCGGAAAACGCGCACGAGGCGGAAACGCTCGCCAGGGCGGCGCGGGAGATCGGAATGGACTATCTGGTCATAAAGCCTTATTCCCAGCATCCGCAAAGCAAAACTGACGGGTACAAAGACATAAAATACACTGACCTGGTGAAACAGGCGGAAGCCGCGGAAAAACTGTCCGGCGCGGGCTTTTCCGTCATTCTGCGCCGCAATACGATGCGGGTGTGGGACTGCGGCGAAAAAGGGTATGACAAATGCCTCGCGCTCCCGTTCTGGACCTACATTGACTCCGGCGGAGCGGTGTGGGGATGCAGCATGTTCCTGCAGGACGAGCGGTTTCTTTACGGCAACATAAACGGGCAGACTTTCCGGGAGCTCTGGGAATCGGAGCGGCGCGGGAAATCACTGCAATTCGTGCGGGAGGAGCTTGACGCGTCCCGCTGCCGCCTCAACTGCCGCATGGAACACATAAACCGCTATCTGTGGGAACTGAAACATCCCGGCGAGCATGTCAATTTTATTTAG
- a CDS encoding thiamine pyrophosphate-dependent dehydrogenase E1 component subunit alpha, giving the protein MEQLSTQTQIDLLAAMLAIRAFENRISSVYPQQEMKTPVHLYTGQEACAAGVCANLEREDMIFSTHRNHGHYIAKGADLNAIAAELYGRTGGCTKGKGGSMHFVDTASGCMGTTAIVGGSIPLGAGAALALKMRKSSNISVSFFGDGAADEGVLQETLNFAALKKLPVLFVCENNFYATNSCVRARHAHGSIAARAQAFGIPAETADGNDAETVYRAARKAAAHIRAGNGPYFLELLTYRWKGHVGPDCDYEKGCRPKAELDEWMKRCPIELYAARLAARGVISQAGLDEMKKAAEARVDRAWSYALASPAPGPEDLLTDVYRAAGESA; this is encoded by the coding sequence ATGGAACAACTTTCAACGCAAACGCAAATAGACCTGCTGGCGGCAATGCTGGCCATCCGGGCGTTTGAAAACCGTATTTCAAGCGTCTATCCGCAGCAGGAGATGAAGACTCCGGTTCACCTCTATACGGGTCAGGAGGCCTGCGCCGCCGGCGTGTGCGCCAATCTGGAAAGAGAAGACATGATTTTCAGCACGCACCGCAACCACGGCCATTACATAGCCAAAGGCGCGGACCTTAACGCGATAGCGGCCGAGCTCTACGGCAGAACTGGCGGCTGCACGAAAGGCAAGGGCGGCTCGATGCATTTTGTGGACACCGCTTCCGGCTGCATGGGCACCACGGCGATAGTGGGCGGTTCGATCCCGCTGGGCGCGGGCGCGGCCCTGGCTCTTAAAATGCGGAAAAGCAGCAATATAAGCGTATCGTTCTTCGGCGACGGCGCGGCCGATGAAGGGGTTTTGCAGGAAACGCTTAATTTCGCGGCCCTGAAAAAACTGCCGGTTCTGTTCGTCTGCGAAAATAATTTTTACGCCACCAACTCCTGCGTCCGCGCGCGGCACGCGCACGGTTCGATAGCGGCGCGGGCGCAGGCGTTTGGCATACCGGCGGAAACGGCGGACGGCAACGACGCGGAAACCGTTTACCGGGCCGCCCGGAAAGCCGCCGCGCACATCCGCGCGGGCAACGGGCCGTATTTTCTTGAACTGCTCACCTACCGCTGGAAAGGGCATGTCGGACCGGACTGCGATTACGAAAAAGGCTGCCGCCCGAAAGCCGAGCTGGACGAATGGATGAAACGCTGTCCGATCGAACTCTACGCCGCCCGGCTTGCCGCGCGTGGTGTTATTTCGCAGGCCGGGCTGGACGAAATGAAAAAAGCCGCAGAAGCGCGCGTTGACCGGGCGTGGAGCTACGCGCTCGCAAGCCCGGCGCCCGGCCCGGAAGATCTGCTGACTGACGTTTACCGCGCGGCCGGGGAGTCCGCTTAA